One genomic segment of Hordeum vulgare subsp. vulgare chromosome 2H, MorexV3_pseudomolecules_assembly, whole genome shotgun sequence includes these proteins:
- the LOC123425677 gene encoding uncharacterized protein LOC123425677 isoform X3: MRLRLRLLVLCLMIILFVVYNMASYQRRQTALDEDAPPFDTMMESDRAAVKVSGTGRATAKVTHRAASTARVGFLPHGIVEPYSDMELKPLWLTRSVQSEEPNQKDRCLIAIPAGINQKKSVDALMKKRTLQLYYSTTMGRSMIGMIYHGAKV; this comes from the exons ATGAGACTGAGGCTGCGTCTGCTTGTTCTGTGCTTGATGATAATCCTATTTGTGGTttacaacatggcaagctaccaacGCAGACAGACGGCG TTGGATGAAGACGCTCCCCCGTTTGATACGATGATG GAGTCTGACAGGGCTGCTGTTAAGGTATCTGGGACTGGGAGAGCTACTGCCAAGGTGACACACAGAGCTGCTTCTACTGCTAGGGTCGGGTTTTTGCCTCATGGTATAGTGGAGCCTTACTCCGACATGGAGCTCAAGCCACTATGGCTCACAAGAAGCGTTCAGTCAGAG GAGCCTAACCAGAAAGACAGGTGCTTGATTGCTATCCCTGCTGGCATAAATCAGAAGAAAAGTGTAGATGCTCTTATGAAGAAG AGAACTTTACAGCTATATTATTCCACTACGATGGGAAGGTCAATGATTGGAATGATCTACCATGGAGCAAAAGTGTGA
- the LOC123425676 gene encoding uncharacterized protein LOC123425676, translating into MPPRPKKKGDRFPRCPDEGAPRPMVVVVVKQEEQDDDDDAAAVAWGTWEELVLGGAVLRHGDANWHAVAAELRARSPCSFSPKECEAKFSEIQARYSACDAWFEELRKQRVAELKRELRKSESFIGSLQSVIESLSNSKHDNGNLGCHTESCSHTENAADTTSSSKELSKDRSSAASFTEEASNSQKSQKVQNTSAETLSKPHAENKLCAKDGLLWGSRKKRGLRDKRAILMAVDSGRDGENISTPCIQGEGSSEGCMKKLKTPKIEPGVSMCKTPCIQRAVPSEGCMKELKTRKIEPGVSVCERAKPKLADIVNNISTQGDCKMLLHQIDIQRKRARYKKMIRRHMDFRILRSKIKSGAISSAKELLKDMLVFVNNVLTFFPKATLEHMAAIELRGLICKTLQQRSVAPSINCEPAAIASDPVIKKTKARIASGPAINKTAAEPVLKKTTAALASEPVIKKTVAGITSEPVMKKTVAGIASEPVAKKAAAGIASEPVIKKTAAGIASEPVIKKTAARVASDPVSKKAAAGAASAPATKKISRTLPPVRHVPRDAKRSKVSSRESGSTVSQGESETKDDPADAAATADEKTVERSVPAAKKRGVGRPPKSGQKRAATVPPQDSPSKGRKRTRR; encoded by the exons ATGCCGCCCCGACCCAAAAAAAAGGGCGACCGATTTCCTCGGTGCCCGGACGAGGGAGCGCCCCGTCcgatggtggttgtggtggtcaagcaggaggagcaggacgacgacgacgacgcggcCGCCGTCGCCTGGGGGACGTGGGAGGAGCTCGTGCTCGGCGGCGCCGTCCTCCGCCACGGGGACGCCAACTGGCACGCCGTCGCCGCCGAGCTCCGCGCCCGCTCCCCGTGCTCCTTCTCGCCCAAG GAATGCGAAGCAAAATTTTCAGAGATTCAAGCACGTTACTCTGCATGCGA TGCTTGGTTTGAGGAGCTTCGCAAGCAGAGAGTTGCTGAATTGAAAAGGGAGCTGAGGAAGTCAGAAAGTTTTATTGG GTCCTTGCAGTCTGTGATTGAGAGCCTCAGCAATAGCAAACATGATAATGGTAACTTAGGATGTCACACTGAATCATGTTCACACACTGAAAATGCAGCTGATACTACTTCTTCGAGCAAAGAATTGTCCAAAGACAGATCGTCCGCTGCTAGTTTTACGGAGGAAGCAAGCAACAGTCAGAAATCTCAGAAAGTTCAAAATACATCAGCAGAGACATTATCAAAGCCCCATGCTGAAAATAAGCTCTGTGCCAAAGATGGTTTGCTTTGGGGCTCTAGAAAGAAAAGGGGATTGAGGGATAAACGGGCTATTCTGATGGCTGTTGATAGTGGCAGAGATGGTGAAAATATATCTACACCATGCATACAGGGAGAGGGTTCCTCTGAGGGCtgcatgaagaaattgaaaactCCAAAGATAGAGCCTGGTGTATCTATGTGCAAAACTCCATGCATACAGAGAGCGGTTCCCTCTGAAGGCTGCATGAAGGAACTGAAAACTCGAAAGATAGAGCCTGGTGTATCTGTGTGTGAGAGAGCAAAACCAAAATTAGCAGATATTGTGAATAATATATCCACTCAAGGTGACTGTAAGATGTTGCTACACCAAATTGATATCCAG CGGAAGCGAGCTAGATACAAGAAGATGATCCGTCGGCATATGGACTTCCGAATCCTTCGTTCAAAGATCAAGAGTGGTGCTATCTCTTCTGCCAaggagctcctaaaagacatgctCGTGTTTGTGAATAATGTCCTCACATTTTTTCCAAAGGCCACACTGGAGCACATGGCTGCAATCGAACTTCGAGGTCTCATATGCAAAACGTTGCAACAGCGTTCAGTCGCACCATCCATTAATTGTGAACCGGCAGCGATAGCTAGTGACCCTGTAATCAAGAAGACCAAGGCAAGGATCGCTAGTGGCCCTGCAATCAATAAGACCGCTGCTGAGCCTGTATTAAAGAAGACCACGGCAGCGCTAGCTAGTGAGCCTGTAATAAAGAAGACAGTGGCTGGGATAACAAGTGAgcctgtgatgaagaagacagtGGCTGGGATAGCTAGTGAGCCTGTAGCCAAGAAGGCGGCTGCAGGGATAGCGAGTGAGCCTGTAATcaagaagacggcggcagggatAGCGAGTGAGCCTGTAATCAAGAAGACTGCTGCAAGGGTTGCAAGTGACCCAGTAAGCAAGAAGGCGGCGGCAGGGGCTGCTAGTGCCCCTGCAACCAAGAAAATTTCTCGAACATTGCCGCCGGTACGTCATGTGCCTCGTGATGCAAAGAGAAGCAAGGTTTCCTCAAGGGAGAGCGGAAGCACTGTCAGCCAGGGTGAGAGCGAGACCAAGGACGACCCCGCGGATGCAGCGGCAACTGCTGATGAAAAAACCGTTGAGAGAAGCGTGCCAGCCGCCAAGAAGCGAGGGGTCGGGCGGCCTCCAAAGAGCGGGCAAAAGCGCGCCGCCACTGTGCCGCCGCAAGACAGTCCTAGCAAAGGCAGGAAGAGGACTCGACGGTGA
- the LOC123425677 gene encoding uncharacterized protein LOC123425677 isoform X2, translating to MRLRLRLLVLCLMIILFVVYNMASYQRRQTALDEDAPPFDTMMESDRAAVKVSGTGRATAKVTHRAASTARVGFLPHGIVEPYSDMELKPLWLTRSVQSEEPNQKDRCLIAIPAGINQKKSVDALMKKFLAENFTAILFHYDGKVNDWNDLPWSKSVIHIAASNQTKWWFAKRFLHPAVVSMYKYIFLWDEDLEVDNFNPSRYLNIVKSERLEISQPGLDPKLSEIHHPITVRKKTGNFHRRVSRANKDCAREGPPCSGWVEGMAPVFSKSAWQCAWHLIQNDLVHGWGIDYKFGYCAQGDRTKNIGVVDSEFVVHRGVQTLGGSAVTKVETV from the exons ATGAGACTGAGGCTGCGTCTGCTTGTTCTGTGCTTGATGATAATCCTATTTGTGGTttacaacatggcaagctaccaacGCAGACAGACGGCG TTGGATGAAGACGCTCCCCCGTTTGATACGATGATG GAGTCTGACAGGGCTGCTGTTAAGGTATCTGGGACTGGGAGAGCTACTGCCAAGGTGACACACAGAGCTGCTTCTACTGCTAGGGTCGGGTTTTTGCCTCATGGTATAGTGGAGCCTTACTCCGACATGGAGCTCAAGCCACTATGGCTCACAAGAAGCGTTCAGTCAGAG GAGCCTAACCAGAAAGACAGGTGCTTGATTGCTATCCCTGCTGGCATAAATCAGAAGAAAAGTGTAGATGCTCTTATGAAGAAG TTTCTTGCAGAGAACTTTACAGCTATATTATTCCACTACGATGGGAAGGTCAATGATTGGAATGATCTACCATGGAGCAAAAGTGTGATACACATCGCTGCTTCTAATCAGACAAAATG GTGGTTTGCTAAAAGATTCCTCCATCCTGCTGTTGTCTCGATGTACAAGTATATATTTCTTTGGGACGAAGATCTTGAAGTAGATAATTTTAACCCAAGCAG GTACTTGAATATAGTCAAATCAGAAAGGCTGGAGATATCTCAACCTGGACTTGACcctaagttatctgaaattcatcATCCGATAACTGTTCGTAAAAAAACAGGGAATTTCCACAG AAGAGTCAGTCGCGCTAACAAAGATTGTGCAAGAGAAGGGCCACCTTGTTCTGG ATGGGTCGAGGGCATGGCACCGGTTTTTTCGAAATCTGCTTGGCAATGTGCTTGGCATCTCATCCAG AATGATCTTGTCCATGGATGGGGTATTGATTACAAGTTTGGATATTGCGCCCAG GGCGACAGGACAAAGAACATTGGAGTTGTTGATAGCGAATTTGTAGTCCATCGAGGAGTACAGACATTAGGAGGTTCTGCAGTGACAAAG GTGGAAACTGTATGA
- the LOC123425677 gene encoding uncharacterized protein LOC123425677 isoform X1, whose product MRLRLRLLVLCLMIILFVVYNMASYQRRQTALDEDAPPFDTMMESDRAAVKVSGTGRATAKVTHRAASTARVGFLPHGIVEPYSDMELKPLWLTRSVQSEEPNQKDRCLIAIPAGINQKKSVDALMKKFLAENFTAILFHYDGKVNDWNDLPWSKSVIHIAASNQTKWWFAKRFLHPAVVSMYKYIFLWDEDLEVDNFNPSRYLNIVKSERLEISQPGLDPKLSEIHHPITVRKKTGNFHRRVSRANKDCAREGPPCSGWVEGMAPVFSKSAWQCAWHLIQNDLVHGWGIDYKFGYCAQGDRTKNIGVVDSEFVVHRGVQTLGGSAVTKRTRGKGSHALRQKTAQVQQQTRGRAAGLDMRTKVRRKSRVELRDFQKRWERAAREDRTWVDPFTRSRRKRRSRPAVD is encoded by the exons ATGAGACTGAGGCTGCGTCTGCTTGTTCTGTGCTTGATGATAATCCTATTTGTGGTttacaacatggcaagctaccaacGCAGACAGACGGCG TTGGATGAAGACGCTCCCCCGTTTGATACGATGATG GAGTCTGACAGGGCTGCTGTTAAGGTATCTGGGACTGGGAGAGCTACTGCCAAGGTGACACACAGAGCTGCTTCTACTGCTAGGGTCGGGTTTTTGCCTCATGGTATAGTGGAGCCTTACTCCGACATGGAGCTCAAGCCACTATGGCTCACAAGAAGCGTTCAGTCAGAG GAGCCTAACCAGAAAGACAGGTGCTTGATTGCTATCCCTGCTGGCATAAATCAGAAGAAAAGTGTAGATGCTCTTATGAAGAAG TTTCTTGCAGAGAACTTTACAGCTATATTATTCCACTACGATGGGAAGGTCAATGATTGGAATGATCTACCATGGAGCAAAAGTGTGATACACATCGCTGCTTCTAATCAGACAAAATG GTGGTTTGCTAAAAGATTCCTCCATCCTGCTGTTGTCTCGATGTACAAGTATATATTTCTTTGGGACGAAGATCTTGAAGTAGATAATTTTAACCCAAGCAG GTACTTGAATATAGTCAAATCAGAAAGGCTGGAGATATCTCAACCTGGACTTGACcctaagttatctgaaattcatcATCCGATAACTGTTCGTAAAAAAACAGGGAATTTCCACAG AAGAGTCAGTCGCGCTAACAAAGATTGTGCAAGAGAAGGGCCACCTTGTTCTGG ATGGGTCGAGGGCATGGCACCGGTTTTTTCGAAATCTGCTTGGCAATGTGCTTGGCATCTCATCCAG AATGATCTTGTCCATGGATGGGGTATTGATTACAAGTTTGGATATTGCGCCCAG GGCGACAGGACAAAGAACATTGGAGTTGTTGATAGCGAATTTGTAGTCCATCGAGGAGTACAGACATTAGGAGGTTCTGCAGTGACAAAG CGTACCCGTGGCAAGGGCTCACATGCACTCCGTCAGAAAACTGCTCAAGTGCAGCAACAAACGAGA GGGAGGGCAGCAGGCCTTGACATGAGGACAAAG GTCAGGAGAAAATCGCGGGTGGAGCTTCGTGATTTCCAGAAGCGCTGGGAGCGCGCTGCGAGGGAAGATAGAACTTGGGTGGATCCATTCACTCGCTcccggagaaagaggaggagcaggccaGCAGTAGATTAA